A region from the Cyprinus carpio isolate SPL01 chromosome A8, ASM1834038v1, whole genome shotgun sequence genome encodes:
- the dcp1a gene encoding LOW QUALITY PROTEIN: mRNA-decapping enzyme 1A (The sequence of the model RefSeq protein was modified relative to this genomic sequence to represent the inferred CDS: substituted 1 base at 1 genomic stop codon) — protein sequence MECVNKVGQLMSLAALQQHDPYIVNLLDVAGQVALYTFNSKANEWEKTEIEGTLFVYARSASPHHGFTIMNRLSTENLVEPINKDLEFQLQDPFLLYRNGNLGIYSIWFYDKADCQRIAQLMLQIVKQEALRASPDRGQSGRTNGCVQTRPTDILELLSKAKEEYQRSQSVERDVQVSSESAPLRDEGXEVKGEEVEEVLLEKITVEELFGSSLPKEAPQSASSTVGESMRGPVFAPPSRSVEPLLAPRLSADPGGPALVSLFQGCGTRDQRPAASNPEESGSSRGSAGPLPPAYTNPPTDGHGMPVSLPGFMPGSLVTPQSFRESACKVSGPFTGKAPLSAQSKEVNAFTQSSSLVKPIPVRPAVQGEESSLLLSPSVFQHSITKTTEPLKIPASPTSPTADVPSSLYSRTQLKDTLIHLIKNDAHFLSAIHEAYIQSLSKGLNNVKL from the exons ATGGAGTGTGTGAATAAAGTGGGACAGCTCATGAGTCTGGCGGCTCTACAGCAGCACGACCCCTACATAGTGAACCTGCTGGACGTCGCCGGACAGGTCGCGCTCTATACTTTCAACTCCAAAGCAAACGAATGG GAAAAGACTGAGATTGAAGGCACGTTGTTTGTTTATGCCAG GTCGGCTTCTCCCCATCATGGCTTCACAATTATGAACCGTTTGAGTACAGAAAACCTAGTGGAGCCCATCAATAAAGACCTGGAATTCCAGCTCCAGGACCCCTTCCTCCTGTACAGGAATGGCAACT tgGGCATCTACAGTATCTGGTTCTACGATAAGGCCGACTGCCAGCGGATTGCACAGCTCATGCTGCA GATAGTCAAACAGGAGGCGTTGCGAGCGTCTCCCGACAGAGGCCAGAGCGGCAGGACCAATGGTTGTGTTCAGACCAGACCCACAGATATCCTAGAGCTGCTCAGCAAGGCTAAAGAGGAGTATCAAAGA agTCAGTCAGTTGAGAGAGATGTTCAGGTGAGCTCTGAATCTGCGCCGTTGCGGGATGAGGGGTAGGAGGTGAAGGGAGAGGAGGTCGAGGAGGTGCTGCTAGAGAAG ATCACAGTGGAAGAGCTTTTTGGCAGCTCTCTACCCAAAGAAGCGCCCCAGTCAGCAAGCTCCACTGTGGGAGAAAGCATGCGTGGGCCTGTGTTTGCCCCTCCGTCTCGCTCTGTGGAGCCTCTGCTCGCTCCTCGCCTGTCTGCTGACCCAGGAGGCCCGGCGCTGGTCTCTCTGTTTCAGGGTTGTGGCACCCGAGACCAAAGACCAGCTGCTTCAAATCCGGAGGAGAGTGGAAGCAGTCGTGGTTCGGCTGGTCCTCTCCCTCCTGCTTATACGAATCCTCCCACAGATGGTCATGGGATGCCTGTGTCATTGCCTGGGTTCATGCCCGGCTCGCTGGTGACCCCACAGAGCTTCAGAGAATCTGCCTGTAAAGTTTCAGGGCCCTTCACGGGAAAGGCTCCATTATCGGCACAG AGTAAAGAGGTGAATGCGTTTACACAGTCCTCGAGTCTGGTCAAACCCATTCCAGTAA GGCCAGCTGTTCAGGGGGAGGAGTCTTCACTGTTACTGTCTCCTAGTGTGTTCCAGCATTCCATCACCAAGACAACCGAGCCACTGAAGATCCCCGCCTCCCCGACGTCTCCCACAGCAGACGTGCCCTCTTCCCTGTACAGTCGCACCCAGCTTAAAGATACACTCATACATCTCATAAAG AATGATGCCCATTTCCTCAGTGCAATCCATGAGGCCTACATACAGAGCCTCTCTAAAGGCCTCAACAATGTCAAGTTAtag